From Nerophis lumbriciformis linkage group LG11, RoL_Nlum_v2.1, whole genome shotgun sequence, one genomic window encodes:
- the LOC133610652 gene encoding NHL repeat-containing protein 3-like: MNNRSHTCVIMTSLASVVFLMMVLYGFFGTQQASSFVFRQDYQLLGRPLYKLDLSWPKNPELFTGNVFGVAVNQYAGVVYVAQRGENVPKVLVFTSEGDFLMSWNTTTLEMPHGIFLVDALSNPTIWITDVGNGPYGHTVKQYSPSGKLLQVLGTPGEAGSGLNPLQFDQPAEIFIHESGEMYIVDGDGGMNNRLIKLSLDQEVLWVHGEKGQGLAQFYIPHSVTVDNAQRVWVADRGNKRIQVFNSLTGDWLGSWGSCFTEDAPYSVRLTPNKKYFVVVQLNTNQISLLDAPPVGLIGQCRVVSVIQMADEAKPHLVDLDLKSGVLYVAEIGAQQAQKFIPFSLGGETLRFKRSQ, from the exons ATGAACAACAGAAGCCATACGTGTGTGATAATGACCAGCCTGGCCTCAGTAGTTTTCCTTATGATGGTGTTATATGGCTTCTTTGGCACCCAGCAGGCTAGCAGCTTCGTCTTCCGCCAGGACTACCAGCTGCTGGGCCGGCCGTTGTACAAACTGGACCTGAGCTGGCCCAAAAATCCTGAACTTTTCACTGGGAATGTGTTTGGAGTGGCTGTCAACCAGTATGCTGGTGTGGTCTATGTTGCACAAAGAG GTGAGAATGTGCCCAAGGTGCTGGTATTTACATCAGAAGGCGACTtcctcatgtcctggaacacaaccACCTTAGAAATGCCCCATGGTATATTTTTAGTAGATGCCTTGTCAAACCCGACTATCTGGATCACAGATGTGGGAAATGGTCCGTATGGCCACACCGTGAAACAGTACTCGCCATCAGGGAAACTTTTACAG GTGCTTGGTACGCCAGGGGAAGCTGGCTCTGGGCTCAACCCTTTGCAGTTTGACCAGCCCGCTGAGATCTTCATCCACGAATCTGGAGAAATGTACATAGTGGACGGTGACGGAGGCATGAACAATCGACTCATCAAACTTTCTCTGGACCAGGAAGTATTGTGGGTGCATGGAGAAAAAGGACAAGGTCTTGCTCAGTTCTACATCCCTCATAGTGTAACCGTGGATAACGCTCAGAGGGTGTGGGTAGCTGACAGGGGTAACAAGAGGATCCAGGTTTTCAACTCACTTACAGGGGACTGGCTGGGGTCATGGGGAAGCTGCTTCACTGAGGACGCACCTTACTCAGTCCGCCTGACCCCTAATAAGAAGTACTTTGTTGTTGTCCAGCTCAACACTAATCAGATTTCTCTACTGGATGCACCACCGGTGGGTTTAATTGGCCAGTGCAGGGTGGTCAGTGTGATTCAAATGGCTGATGAAGCCAAGCCACATCTGGTTGACCTGGACCTAAAGTCAGGGGTTCTGTATGTGGCTGAGATTGGAGCCCAGCAGGCGCAGAAGTTCATCCCCTTCAGTCTAGGTGGAGAGACACTGCGATTCAAAAGGAGTCAATGA